In a genomic window of Mycolicibacter heraklionensis:
- a CDS encoding type II toxin-antitoxin system Phd/YefM family antitoxin has product MSTVNIHDAKTHLSSLLARVENGETITIARAGKPVADLVPHPRVDIAFGVAAGRLGYDDEHFDDVDPAINALFGTE; this is encoded by the coding sequence GTGTCAACCGTGAACATCCATGACGCGAAGACGCACCTGTCGAGCCTGCTGGCTCGGGTCGAGAACGGCGAGACGATCACGATTGCCCGGGCCGGCAAACCGGTCGCCGATCTGGTCCCGCACCCGCGCGTCGACATCGCCTTCGGGGTGGCCGCCGGACGACTCGGCTACGACGACGAACACTTCGACGACGTCGACCCGGCGATCAACGCCCTGTTCGGAACCGAATGA
- a CDS encoding type II toxin-antitoxin system VapC family toxin: MTGLLLDTHVVLWLLDGSPRLGERARERITAGEVVFFSGASAWEMSIKANLGKLALPADLDEVIERSGLRDLPVTRRHALASGHTVLPHRDPFDAILVAQATAERLTLLTADEKLLSALPGAVDATR; this comes from the coding sequence ATGACCGGTCTGCTGCTGGACACCCACGTGGTGCTGTGGCTGCTCGACGGCAGCCCCCGGCTGGGAGAGCGGGCACGAGAGCGGATCACTGCCGGCGAGGTCGTCTTCTTCTCGGGTGCGAGCGCCTGGGAGATGTCCATCAAGGCGAACCTCGGCAAGCTCGCCCTGCCCGCTGACCTGGACGAGGTGATCGAACGGTCCGGATTGCGTGACCTGCCGGTCACCCGCCGTCATGCCCTGGCATCGGGCCACACCGTTCTGCCGCACCGGGATCCGTTCGACGCGATCCTGGTCGCCCAGGCCACCGCGGAGCGGCTGACCCTGCTCACGGCCGACGAGAAGCTCCTCAGCGCCCTGCCCGGCGCCGTCGACGCGACGCGCTGA
- a CDS encoding DoxX family protein, with the protein MAPLITLLVGSFAARLVGWLGVDYVDSWARAIGVGLAAMFFVTGAAHFVPPLRSQLIAIVPPALPAPGLLVSITGVLELLGAVGLLLPATRVAAAVCLLLLMLAMFPANIYAARMPDPPKSMTTRLPVRTAEEILYLAAAAAVAVAG; encoded by the coding sequence ATGGCTCCCCTGATCACACTGCTGGTGGGCAGCTTTGCCGCGCGGCTCGTCGGCTGGTTGGGCGTCGACTACGTGGACAGCTGGGCTCGCGCGATCGGCGTCGGCCTGGCAGCAATGTTCTTCGTCACGGGTGCGGCGCATTTCGTGCCACCGCTACGCAGCCAGCTGATCGCGATCGTTCCCCCGGCACTGCCGGCGCCGGGACTGCTGGTCAGCATCACCGGCGTACTGGAGCTGCTGGGTGCCGTGGGCCTGTTGCTTCCCGCCACCCGCGTCGCCGCGGCGGTCTGCCTGCTGCTGTTGATGCTGGCGATGTTCCCGGCCAACATCTACGCCGCCCGGATGCCTGATCCGCCCAAGTCGATGACGACCCGACTGCCGGTACGCACCGCCGAGGAGATTCTCTATCTGGCCGCCGCGGCGGCGGTCGCAGTCGCTGGGTAG
- a CDS encoding TetR/AcrR family transcriptional regulator has translation MARSTYHHGDLRAVILAEAARLVAEQGADRVSLRELARAAGVSHAAPAHHFTDRRGLFTALATEGFQLLSAALTAARGRFVDAALAYVRFALDHPGHYEVMFDKSLLDPSAAELVAAEAAAAAELSRGVATLEDAAARADPAGAELAAWSLVHGFSTLWLNDAVNAGVKAADPMATVERIARLLFDG, from the coding sequence ATGGCCCGTTCGACCTACCACCACGGCGATCTGCGCGCCGTGATCCTGGCCGAAGCCGCGCGCCTGGTGGCCGAGCAGGGTGCCGACCGGGTATCGCTGCGCGAACTGGCCCGCGCGGCCGGAGTCTCGCATGCCGCCCCGGCGCATCACTTCACCGATCGGCGGGGGCTGTTCACCGCGCTGGCCACCGAGGGTTTTCAGCTGCTGAGTGCCGCGCTCACCGCAGCCCGGGGCCGGTTCGTCGACGCCGCTTTGGCCTATGTGCGGTTCGCGCTTGACCATCCGGGCCACTACGAGGTGATGTTCGACAAGTCGCTGCTGGATCCCTCCGCTGCCGAGCTGGTCGCCGCGGAAGCCGCTGCGGCAGCCGAACTTTCCCGTGGTGTGGCGACGCTTGAGGACGCGGCTGCGCGTGCCGATCCGGCCGGCGCCGAGTTGGCCGCCTGGTCGTTGGTGCACGGCTTTTCGACGCTGTGGCTCAATGACGCGGTAAACGCAGGCGTGAAAGCCGCCGATCCGATGGCCACGGTCGAGCGGATCGCGCGCCTGTTGTTCGACGGGTGA
- a CDS encoding MmcQ/YjbR family DNA-binding protein, translated as MADRPARVTDVHEVAASMPHVTRIEGPKGNPIYQVGGKSFVFFRTPRPDAKDPVTGEPYPDVIVIWVESDADKQALIQDPTTPFFTTDHFNGHPSVLVREADLHAISKSELAEVVQDAWLSRASNRRRAAWLAAHGADGSAR; from the coding sequence ATGGCCGATCGACCCGCGCGAGTCACAGACGTGCATGAGGTCGCCGCGTCGATGCCCCACGTCACCAGAATCGAAGGGCCGAAAGGCAATCCGATCTACCAGGTGGGCGGCAAGTCGTTCGTGTTCTTCCGTACGCCGCGGCCCGACGCCAAGGATCCCGTCACGGGTGAGCCCTATCCGGATGTCATCGTGATCTGGGTCGAGTCCGACGCCGACAAGCAGGCCCTCATCCAAGACCCCACGACACCGTTTTTCACCACTGACCATTTCAACGGTCATCCGTCCGTTCTGGTCCGGGAGGCTGACCTGCACGCGATCAGCAAGAGTGAACTGGCCGAGGTAGTCCAGGACGCCTGGCTTTCTCGAGCTTCCAACAGACGGCGAGCGGCCTGGCTGGCTGCTCACGGCGCCGACGGTTCGGCCCGATGA